The following proteins are co-located in the Theobroma cacao cultivar B97-61/B2 unplaced genomic scaffold, Criollo_cocoa_genome_V2, whole genome shotgun sequence genome:
- the LOC108663963 gene encoding uncharacterized protein LOC108663963 yields the protein MPQTEPVSWLDIRLTSGDSTIILRIDQRNLYVRGYSRDIEDEPFWEFSDSSLIPGSRHLAYGGSYVDGYNFVVAAGTTRLNVHLGLPNLRNAIAILATTEDPNSTQNNALQDCARALLVLTQMIAESARFQLITNHIVTNWFNSARLTSQLVRMQQSFGTFSSAVQRADFPYWTPNTPLPNVPNPNTANIWTVGQAIAALGILLYVPRISSRMKRQVHVDVGNARNADIAVGAAVDANVSHPRTLVSIEYVRVNDIDSENPGELYGTVKVKDFWGVHTVYDRSSSNYESKRPGEFATLTGPSTAISGDDVFVISVSLWDYDIISPDDEIAQGDIVWEPRTENITFANYDKRLEKVVYGEYGNVTVGFSVVRQALNATIDVLLINGDKESPADVYGTIKASQVIGGSSTSLTLFEKSSSEYVQVRPHHSIPLTRSVVVVPMTAGLTITTDLWDYDTISPDDPIAQGSEYFDAVVGTQTKSIYGKYGEVQVSVTCE from the coding sequence ATGCCACAGACAGAGCCTGTAAGCTGGTTAGATATTCGCCTAACTTCTGGCGATTCCACCATCATCTTGAGAATCGACCAGAGAAATCTATACGTGCGTGGATATTCAAGAGATATTGAAGACGAACCATTTTGGGAGTTTTCAGATTCATCTCTGATTCCTGGATCGAGACATCTCGCATATGGTGGAAGCTATGTAGATGGTTACAATTTTGTTGTTGCAGCCGGCACTACCCGCTTAAATGTTCATCTGGGTTTACCTAATTTGCGAAATGCCATTGCAATCCTAGCAACAACGGAGGACCCGAACTCAACCCAAAACAATGCATTGCAGGATTGTGCTCGAGCACTGTTGGTTCTAACTCAGATGATTGCGGAATCTGCTAGGTTTCAATTAATCACCAACCATATTGTCACAAACTGGTTCAATTCCGCACGACTCACTTCGCAACTCGTCCGCATGCAGCAGTCCTTTGGCACTTTTTCTAGTGCTGTCCAACGTGCTGACTTCCCCTACTGGACACCTAATACGCCCTTACCTAACGTCCCGAACCCTAACACAGCCAACATTTGGACTGTAGGTCAAGCCATTGCCGCACTTGGGATCTTGCTGTATGTCCCACGCATAAGTAGCCGCATGAAACGCCAAGTTCATGTTGATGTTGGCAATGCTCGTAATGCAGATATTGCTGTTGGTGCTGCTGTTGATGCAAATGTTTCACACCCGCGTACCTTGGTAAGCATCGAGTATGTACGTGTGAACGATATTGATAGTGAGAATCCTGGTGAGCTCTACGGAACGGTGAAGGTCAAGGACTTCTGGGGCGTTCATACAGTGTATGATCGGAGTTCAAGTAACTATGAGAGCAAACGTCCTGGCGAATTTGCCACGTTGACAGGCCCTTCTACTGCTATTTCGGGCGATGATGTGTTCGTTATTAGCGTTAGTTTGTGGGATTATGACATTATCTCCCCCGACGATGAGATTGCTCAAGGCGACATCGTGTGGGAACCAAGAACTGAGAATATAACTTTCGCCAATTACGACAAGCGTTTAGAGAAGGTTGTGTATGGTGAATATGGCAATGTTACGGTGGGTTTCTCCGTGGTAAGACAAGCTCTCAATGCCACTATCGATGTTTTGCTAATCAACGGGGATAAAGAATCACCGGCGGATGTGTATGGAACAATCAAAGCTTCGCAGGTTATAGGGGGATCATCAACATCCCTAACATTGTTTGAGAAATCGTCCAGTGAATACGTCCAAGTGCGTCCCCATCATTCTATTCCCCTGACTCGTTCAGTTGTGGTAGTACCAATGACTGCCGGGTTAACAATCACGACAGATTTGTGGGATTATGATACAATTTCTCCTGATGACCCAATTGCCCAGGGAAGTGAATACTTTGATGCAGTGGTCGGGACCCAAACCAAGAGCATATATGGTAAATATGGTGAAGTGCAAGTATCTGTCACTTGCGAGTAA